Proteins from a genomic interval of Dama dama isolate Ldn47 chromosome 1, ASM3311817v1, whole genome shotgun sequence:
- the OMP gene encoding olfactory marker protein translates to MAEDEPKPSQLSMPLVLDRDLTKQMRLRVESLKQRGQKRQDGEKLLRPAESVYRIDFIQQHRLQFERWDVVLDQPGKVTITGTSQNWTPDLTNLMTRQLLDPAAIFWRKEDSEAMDWNEADALEFGERLSDLAKIRKVMYFLITFSEGLEPANLKASVVFNQL, encoded by the coding sequence ATGGCGGAGGACGAGCCGAAGCCTTCGCAGCTCAGTATGCCTTTAGTCCTGGACCGGGACCTGACCAAGCAGATGCGGCTGCGCGTGGAGAGCCTGAAGCAGCGCGGGCAGAAGCGCCAGGATGGCGAGAAGCTGCTGCGGCCGGCCGAGTCCGTGTACCGCATTGACTTCATCCAGCAGCACAGGCTGCAGTTTGAGCGCTGGGACGTCGTGCTGGACCAGCCGGGCAAGGTCACCATCACGGGCACCTCCCAGAACTGGACGCCCGACCTCACCAACCTCATGACGCGGCAGCTGCTCGACCCCGCTGCCATCTTCTGGCGCAAGGAGGACTCGGAGGCCATGGACTGGAATGAGGCCGACGCCCTGGAGTTCGGGGAGCGCCTGTCCGACCTGGCCAAGATCCGCAAGGTCATGTACTTCCTCATCACCTTCAGCGAGGGCCTCGAGCCCGCCAACCTCAAGGCTTCCGTGGTCTTTAACCAGCTCTGA